The nucleotide window AATGATAATGGACGAACTTAACATATCACTGGCCACAGCAGAATCACTACTTAAAAAATATAAATCCGTTAGACTAAGTATCGAATATGGAAGAAGAAAACAACAAAACAGATAAAGAACTTCTTAGAAAAGGTCTAAAGCGGTTGGTCATTTGTCTATTCCTGATGTTCTTAGGACCTACTCTTCTTCATATTGCCTTTAGTAATAATGAAAAGGCATTTTACTATCCTATTTTAATAGTTGCCCTTTTAATTTGTATTACGGCTATTGTTATGCTTTATATAGGATTAAATACAATAATGAATAGTATATTTAACAAGGAAAATTAAACCTTAGTTGTATTTGCGTTAAAGTAATTATTAACACAAATACCACATAAAAACAAAAAACCCTTACTAAGTAATAGCAAGGGTTTTCAAAAAAGGCGGCGACCTACTCTTCCACGGATGTAGTACCATCGGCGCAAACGGGCTTAACTTCTCTGTTCGGAATGGTAAGAGGTGAGCCCCGTCGCTATAACCACCTTAAATCTTGGTTGTCATAAACATATACAACACTAATATTGTTGACATATTGAAAAAATCACATGATTGTTGTACCTATAAAAAGAGCGGCGTACAATAAGCCTATGGGTTATTAGTACTACTCGGCTATGACATTGCTGCCTTTACACCTGTAGCCTATCGACGTGGTCATCTTCCACGACCCTTTAAAGAAATCTCATCTTGTGGTGGGTTTCGCGCTTATATGCTTTCAGCGCTTATCCCTTCCGAACGTAGCTACCCTGCAATGCCCCTGGCGGAACAACAGGTACACTAGAGGTTCGTCCAACTCGGTCCTCTCGTACTAGAGTCAGATCCACTCAAATTTCTAACGCCCACAGTAGATAGAGACCGAACTGTCTCACGACGTTCTGAACCCAGCTCGCGTGCCACTTTAATGGGCGAACAGCCCAACCCTTGGGACCTTCTCCAGCCCCAGGATGTGACGAGCCGACATCGAGGTGCCAAACCCCCCCGTCGATGTGAGCTCTTGGGGGAGATCAGCCTGTTATCCCCGGAGTACCTTTTATCCTTTGAGCGATGGCCCTTCCATGCGGAACCACCGGATCACTATGCTCTACTTTCGTACCTGATCGACCTGTATGTCTCTCAGTCAAGCCCCCTTATGCCATTGCACTCTGCGCACGGTTACCAAGCGTGCTGAGGGAACCTTTAGAAGCCTCCGTTACTCTTTTGGAGGCGACCACCCCAGTCAAACTACCCACCAAGCACTGTCCTTCGTAAGAAGTTAGACTCTAGATAAGCAAAGGGTGGTATTTCAACAATGACTCCACAACGCCTGGCGACGCCGCTTCAAAGTCTCCCACCTATCCTACACATTACTTATCCAAAGCCAATACTAAGCTATAGTAAAGGTTCACGGGGTCTTTTCGTCCCACTGCGGGTAATCGGCATCTTCACCGATACTACAATTTCACCGAGCTCATGGCTGAGACAGTGTCCAGATCGTTACACCATTCGTGCAGGTCGGAACTTACCCGACAAGGAATTTCGCTACCTTAGGACCGTTATAGTTACGGCCGCCGTTTACTGGGGCTTCATTTGAGATCTTCGAAGTAAACTTCTAAACCCTCCACTTAACCTTCCAGCACCGGGCAGGTGTCAGGCCCTATACATCATCTTTCGATTTAGCAGAGCCCTGTGTTTTTGATAAACAGTCGCCTGGACCTTTTCACTGCGGCCCATCCGGAGATGGGCGACGCTTCTCCCGAAGTTACGCGTCAATTTTGCCTAGTTCCTTAGCCATGAATCTCTCGAGCACCTTAGAATTCTCATCCCAACTACCTGTGTCGGTTTACGGTACGGGCTGCTTCACTCGCTTTTCTTGGAACCCCCTTCGCTGCATTATCACCTTAGCCGTAGCCTCAGTGTACTATCGCTTGCGCTTCAACGTACTATTCCGTCAGTACGCAGCAACCACGGAGATCCGTCACTTTTAACGTGAGCAGGTACGGGAATATTAACCCGTTGTCCATCCACTACCCCTTTCGGGTTCGCGTTAGGTCCCGACTAACCCTCAGCTGATTAGCATAGCTGAGGAAACCTTAGTCTTTCGGTGTGCGGGTTTCTCGCCCGCATTATCGTTACTTATGCCTACATTTTCTTTTGTAGCTTCTCCAGCATACCTCACGGTACACCTTCGACGACACTACAATGCTCCCCTACCACTTTTTCAAGTCCATAGCTTCGGTAGTATATTTATGCCCGATTATTATCCATGCCGAACCGCTCGACTAGTGAGCTGTTACGCACTCTTTAAATGAATGGCTGCTTCCAAGCCAACATCCTAGCTGTCTAAGCAGTTCAACCTCGTTTATTCAACTTAACATACATTTGGGGACCTTAGCTGATGGTCTGGGTTCTTTCCCTCTCGGACATGGACCTTAGCACCCATGCCCTCACTGCTGATCATCATTTTATAGCATTCGGAGTTTGTCAGGAATTGGTAGGCGGTGAAGCCCCCGCATCCAATCAGTAGCTCTACCTCTATAAAACTAAATCAACGCTGCACCTAAATGCATTTCGGGGAGTACGAGCTATTTCCGAGTTTGATTGGCCTTTCACCCCTACCCACAGGTCATCCGAAGACTTTTCAACGTCAACCGGTTCGGGCCTCCACTATGTGTTACCACAGCTTCACCCTGCCCATGGGTAGATCACACGGTTTCGCGTCTACCACTACTAACTAAGCGCCCTGTTCAGACTCGCTTTCGCTACGGATCCGCACCTGAAGTGCTTAACCTTGCTAGCAACGGTAACTCGTAGGCTCATTATGCAAAAGGCACGCCGTCACGGATAAATCCGCTCCGACCGCTTGTAAGCGTATGGTTTCAGGTTCTATTTCACTCCCTTATTCAGGGTTCTTTTCACCTTTCCCTCACGGTACTAGTTCACTATCGGTCTCTCAGGAGTATTTAGCCTTATCGGATGGTCCCGACAAATTCATACAGGGTTACACGTGCCCCGCACTACTCAGGATACTGCTATCTTACTAATCTTTACCTATACCGGGCTATCACCGTCTTTGGCCTGTCTTTCCAAACAGTTCTAGTTCATTATAGCTCGAATATCGCAGTCCTACAACCCCAACATTGCCGTAACAATATTGGTTTGGGCTAATCCGCGTTCGCTCGCCACTACTAGCGGAATCACTTTTGTTTTCTTCTCCTCCGGGTACTTAGATGTTTCAGTTCTCCGGGTTCGCCTCCTTAAAGGATAACATGTCTTCAACATGCTGGGTTGCCCCATTCGGATATCTGCGGATCGATTTGTATGTGCCAATCCCCGCAGCTTTTCGCAGCTTATCACGTCCTTCATCGCCTCTGAGAGCCTAGGCATTCCCCATACGCTCTTATTTAGCTTATTGTACTTTTGTCTTTTTAATGAGTTATAATTGCTCGTTACAATTATTTTGTTTTATTAAATATTTCTATCTAATTATCATGTATCTTTTTTCAATATGTCAATGAACGTTTGTTCAGCTCGCAGTAACCAGTATCAGTTAGCGGTAAAACCGCTTTCCGTAAACTGTAACTGTCTACTGATCTTTGTGGAGAATACCGGAGTCGAACCGGTGACCTCCTGCGTGCAAGGCAGGCGCTCTAGCCAGCTGAGCTAATTCCCCATATACTAGTAGTTAGTACATAGTAGTTAGTAGTTTACCAAACTACCCTCTCAACTTCTAGAATTTCCTTTAATTTAGTAGTCTCAGGCAGACTCGAACTGCCGACCTCTACATTATCAGTGTAGCGCTCTAACCAGCTGAGCTATGAGACTCTACTTAATTATTGATATCTTAAATTAACAGCAAGAGAATAAAACCACTTATTTCCTTTTTTTGATAGCTTCCTATCAGTCGTCTTTCTCTAGAAAGGAGGTGTTCCAGCCGCACCTTCCGGTACGGCTACCTTGTTACGACTTAGCCCTAGTTACCGATTTTACCCTAGGCCGCTCCTTGCGGTGACGGACTTCAGGCACTCCCAGCTTCCATGGCTTGACGGGCGGTGTGTACAAGGCCCGGGAACGTATTCACCGGATCATGGCTGATATCCGATTACTAGCGATTCCAGCTTCACGGAGTCGAGTTGCAGACTCCGATCCGAACTGAGATATAGTTTGTAGATTCGCTCCTTCTCACGAAGTGGCTGCTCATTGTCTATACCATTGTAGCACGTGTGTAGCCCAGGACGTAAGGGCCGTGATGATTTGACGTCATCCCCACCTTCCTCGCGGTTTGCACCGGCAGTCTTGCTAGAGTTCCCATCTTTACATGCTGGCAACTAACAACAGGGGTTGCGCTCGTTATAGGACTTAACCTGACACCTCACGGCACGAGCTGACGACAACCATGCAGCACCTTGTAAAGTGTCCGAAGAAAAATCTATCTCTAGACCTGTCACTCTACATTTAAGCCCTGGTAAGGTTCCTCGCGTATCATCGAATTAAACCACATGCTCCACCGCTTGTGCGGGCCCCCGTCAATTCCTTTGAGTTTCATTCTTGCGAACGTACTCCCCAGGTGGGTCACTTATCACTTTCGCTTAGCCACTCAGACCGAAATCCGAACAGCTAGTGACCATCGTTTACGGCGTGGACTACCGGGGTATCTAATCCCGTTCGCTCCCCACGCTTTCGTCCATCAGTGTCAATATATTGTTAGTGATCTGCCTTCGCAATCGGTATTCTATGTAATATCTATGCATTTCACCGCTACACTACATATTCTAACCACTTCACAATAATTCAAGACTAGCAGTATCAAAGGCAGTTCTACAGTTGAGCTGCAGGCTTTCACCTCTGACTTACCAATCCACCTACGGACCCTTTAAACCCAATGATTCCGGATAACGCTTGCATCCTCCGTATTACCGCGGCTGCTGGCACGGAGTTAGCCGATGCTTATTCTTACGGTACCGTCAGCCACCTACACGTAGATGGGTTTCTTCCCGTATAAAAGCAGTTTACAACCCATAGGGCAGTCTTCCTGCACGCGGCATGGCTGGATCAGGCCCTCGCCCATTGTCCAATATTCCTCACTGCTGCCTCCCGTAGGAGTCTGGTCCGTGTCTCAGTACCAGTGTGGGGGATCCCCCTCTCAGGGCCCCTATCTATCGTTGCCATGGTGTGCCGTTACCACACCATCTAGCTAATAGAACGCATACTCATCTCTTACCGCCGAAGCTTTAATCTAAGTCCCATGCGGAACTTAGATACTATGGGGTATTATTCTTCGTTTCCAAAGGCTATTCCCCAGTAAAAGGTAGATTGTATACGCGTTACGCACCCGTGCGCCACTCGTCAGCAAAAAAGCAAGCTTTTTCCTGTTACCGTTCGACTTGCATGTGTTAGGCCTGCCGCTAGCGTTCATCCTGAGCCAGGATCAAACTCTTCATCGTTAAATTTTTAAGTCTCTCGACTTATTCTCTTAACAACTAATAGGAATTCTCTCAGTACTCTAAATGATCTATTCTCTTGTTATGAACCAACCGTTTCCAGTTGATCCTTACGCTGTCAATTCAATATGTTAATGAACTTGTTTTCTTTACTTTTTCTTAACCTTATTTCGTTAAGCGGGTGCAAATATAAAACCCTTTTTTTATTCCCACAACATCTTTTTGAAAAAAAATAAATTTATTTTCCTGATGCCCCTTTATGAGAATGAACTTACCCAAACTCGTCGCAATGCGCCCGTTTAGGGGGTGCAAATATAAAACCCTTTTTTATATTCACAAGCTAATTCTGAGTTTATTTTAAATAATGTTTTATTACACTAAATTTTTAACATATTATACAGAGTTGAATTTTATTAAAAACTTCACTTTGTCCTTTATATATATACATATATCTTTGTAGGCTTAATTTATATTAGAAACCAATGATTAAAATTACTCTACCTGATGGTTCTATAAGATCCTTTGATAAAGAGGTAACGCCTTATGATGTGGCTGTTGACATTAGCGAAGGTTTTGCGCGAAATGTGATTTCAGCAAAGTTCAATAACACTATTATTGAAACCACCACTCCATTAACTACTGATGGCAGCCTTACTCTGTATACTTGGAGAGATGCTGAGGGAAAAAAAGCCTTTTGGCACTCCTCAGCACATGTTTTAGCGCAAGCTTTAGAGGAACTTTATCCAAATGTAAAACTTTGGGTTGGTCCTGCAATTGAAAACGGTTTCTATTATGATGTCGATTTAGGTGAAGATTCTATTTCAGAAAAAGATTTTAAGGCTATTGAAAATAAGATGATGGAAATTGCTCGCGGAAAACATGAATTTAAAATGCGAGATGTCTCTAAGGCAGATGCTCTGTCCTATTACAAAAGTAAAAACGAATATAAGGTAGACCTCATTGAAAATCTAGAGGATGGTACTATAAGTTTTTGTGATCATTCTACATTTACAGATTTATGCCGAGGTGGACATATCCCTAATACAGGTATTATCAAAGCTGTCAAGATTTTAAGTGTAGCTGGTGCATATTATAAAGGTGATGAAAATGAAAAGCAACTCACGAGGGTTTATGGTATTTCATTTCCAAAACAAAAGGAATTAACTGAATATCTTCATTTACTGGAGGAAGCGAAAAAAAGAGATCACAGAAAGTTAGGAAAAGAATTAGAGTTATTTACGTTTTCTCAAAAAGTAGGTCAAGGATTACCACTGTGGCTTCCAAAAGGTGCTGCACTAAGAGAGCGGTTAGAAAACTTTTTGAAAGCTGCTCAAAAAAAAGCTGGTTATGAAATGGTTGTCACGCCACACATTGGTAACAAGGATTTATATATAACTTCTGGCCATTTTGCCAAATATGGTGAAGATAGCTTTCAACCTATAAATACGCCAGCAGAGGGTGAAGAGTTTTTACTGAAGCCAATGAATTGCCCACATCATTGTGAGATTTATAACAACAAACCTTATTCCTATAAAGAATTGCCTAAACGGTTTGCAGAATTTGGCACTGTTTACAGATATGAACAAAGCGGTGAACTTCATGGTTTAACTCGTGTAAGAGGGTTTACACAAGATGATGCCCATATTTTTTGTACACCAGACCAACTAGACGCTGAGTTTAAAGAAGTTATAGATTTGGTACTCTATGTATTTGGCTCTCTAGGGTTTGAGAACTTTACAGCGCAGGTATCTTTGAGAGATCCTGATAAACCCGAGAAATACATTGGTAGTGACGAAAATTGGGAGAAGGCAGAAAAAGCCATTTTAAATGCAGCACAAGATAAAGGATTAAATTACGTTGTGGAAACTGGTGAAGCCGCTTTTTATGGTCCAAAGTTAGATTTTATGGTTAAAGATGCTTTAGGTCGTCAATGGCAACTGGGTACTATACAGGTGGATTATAACCTTCCAGAGCGATTTGACCTAACCTATAAAGGTAGTGATAATGAGCTTCACAGACCAGTAATGATACACAGGGCTCCGTTTGGAAGTATGGAACGTTTTGTAGCCATTTTGTTAGAACATACGGGTGGAAATTTCCCACTTTGGCTTATGCCAGAACAGGTTATTATACTATCTGTTAGTGAGAAATATGAAAAATACGCCGAAAAAGTTTTAAATTTGCTAGAAAATAACGAAATTCGCGCCCTCGTAGATAATAGAAATGAAACTGTCGGTAAGAAAATTAGAGAAGCAGAAATTCAAAAATTTCCTTACATTATCGTGGTTGGTGAGCAAGAAGAAAAAAATAAAACTATAACTGTACGACAGCATGGAGGTGAAGATCTGGGTACGATAAGTGTCAGTGAATTCTCTGAAATGATAAACAAAAAAATAAATGAAAGCTTAAAAAGCTTTTAATAAAATAAAGTTTAATTAAAAAATATAAGCCATAGCAATACGTAGAAACAGAAGGAGTTACAACAGAAGAGAAGCCCAAGAGGACAAACATCGTATAAACTCTAAAATTAGAACCGAAGAAGTTCGAGTTGTAGGCGAAAATGTTGAAGTAGGCATTTACCCTATAAAAAAAGCATTATCCATGGCTGACGAACAAGGATTAGATCTTGTTGAGATTTCGCCAAATGCAAATCCGCCTGTTTGTAAAATTATGGATTATAAAAAGTTTCTTTACGAACAAAAGAAACGTGAAAAAGTTTTAAAAGCCAAAGCTTCTAAAGTCGTTGTTAAAGAAATTCGATTTGGTCCTCAAACCGATGACCATGATTACGAATTTAAAAAGAAACATGCTATTAAATTCTTGCAAGATGGTGCAAAGTTAAAAGCATTCGTATTTTTTAAAGGAAGGTCTATAGTTTTTAAAGAACAAGGACAAATCTTGTTATTAAGATTGGCTCAAGATCTCGAAGAGTACGGAAAAGTAGAGCAAATGCCAAAGCTTGAAGGAAAGCGAATGATTATGTTCATAGCACCAAAGAAAGCTAAATAAATTAAAAAATCGACTATTGGCAAAAGCTAATGGTTAATAAGAATAAGCGAAACGTAAAATTAAAACTAGGACAAAATGCCTAAAATGAAAACAAAATCAAGTGCTAAGAAACGTTTCAAACTAACTGGCACTGGTAAAATTAAAAGAAAGCACGCTTTTAAGAGTCATATCTTAACAAAGAAATCTAAAAAGCGTAAGCTAGCGTTAACTCATGACACATTAGTGCATAAGGCTGACGAAGATAATATTAAAACTATGTTGCGTTTAAAGTAACAATGTTTTAATCGGTTAAAACAAATTATAAACCCTGGAGTTAGGCAAATTTATTTAGCAAGTACCACATGGGTCGCCTACTACAAAAAACAATTTAAAGTAATGCCAAGATCAGTAAATTCAGTTGCAAAAAGGGCTAGAAGAAAAAAAGTTCTTAAGCAAGCAAAAGGTTACTTCGGAAGACGTAAAAACGTTTGGACAGTAGCAAAAAATGCGGTGGACAAAGCGATGCAATACTCGTACAGAGACCGTAGAAACAAAAAAAGAACATTCCGCGCACTATGGATTATGCGTATTAACGCAGGTGCCAGACAACACGGAATGAGTTATTCAAAATTTATGGGTAAGTTAAAAGCTAATAATATTGCATTGAATCGTAAGGTTCTTGCAGATTTAGCGATGAATCACCCAGAAGCTTTTGAAGCAATAGTAAACAAAGTTAAATAAGGCTTTTAGCCAAATTAATAACAACATTTCGCTTATAAAATCCGGCTTTTTCAAGTCGGATTTTTTTTATAAAAAAACCGTTGGTTAATGACATAAACCAACGGATTGCAAATAGTTAATCCCTACATTAACTATTTAACGTCTTTAGTTTTTATTCTTTATTAAGCTTTCTAAATGTTTGTTTTGCTTTATGAGCAACGCCACTGTATTTTTTAATTCATCTATTTGTTCTTGTTGTTGCTGTATTGCTTTAATTGCCACGGGTATTATATCACTATAATAGACTCCTAGTTTATTATTTTTTACCCTTACATAAGTTCCATCTTCGTTTTTTGCAACCCAACTATGTGTTTGCACTACTTCAGGAAGTATTTCTAACAAATTTTGTGCTGAAAAACCAATTTTTCTAGCTTGAAGAGCATTTGGAATATCGGTTTTACCTAGAGTTTGATCTTTCCATTTGTAACTAATAGTTTTAATTTTTAAAATCTCTTCCAAGCCATATTCAAGGTTTTGTATTTCTTTTTTATAGGTTTCATCTGAGGTAGTTATTACACCATTGGTAGCGTATACTGCACCCCATCTTCTATTAGATTTTCCGAGTGTATTACCAAACTGAGATGTTTCATCATCCATAGGGCTAAAACCACTTCCTTCAAAAAATAATTCATCTGTACCATCTACAAAGTACTCTATAGATCCCATGGCTACTGCAGTACCGCCTGTTGAGCCAGCATCGAATCCTGCCACAAAATCTTTGGTAAAAGTAGAACTACCAGAGTCTAGGAATGTAGAACCATCATCACCATCTACTAGCGGAAATCCACCTCCAAAATTAATATAGTTATCCTCTAGATTTGTTTCCATGACTTCTCTTAAATTCCCTTCAAATATTATATCGCCCGGAAACGCGGCTGTATTGCTTGTTGTAAAAGTAAGATCATTATCATCTAATGCTATGGTTGTATTTTGAATTAAGGTACCGCCTAATCTTACATTACCTGAAGTTTCTGAAATTCCGTTTTCAAAAATATAAGACCCACTTCCTGTAGGTAGTGTAACAGTATTACCATTTTCTATGGATAGTTGATTACCAGATATACTTATAGTTTGATTGTCCGTACCACCAACACTATTGCTTGGCTGCCAGGTTCCGTTACCATCTGCATCGCTTGTAAGAACATAGCCATCTTGTTGTTGGCCATCTTCTAATCTAAAGGCATAACTTCCAGTAACGGCAGTGGTGGTTTCTGTTACTAAAATATTATCTACCGAGGCACCAAAATCAAAAATTCCTTGATATTCAAAACGCAATGAATAATTATCTCCGGCAGTAACATTTACTGTACCATTGTATGAAGTATCTTGGTCAGTGGTAATATTAACTAGGTCTGCTCCTACTTGACTGTTGGTTGTATTATTAAAGAGGTAAGCTCTAAAAAAATCATCGGCTCCGAGATAATCATTATATCTGTAATCAAAACTTATAGTGATCACTGTAGATGCTGGATTTGCAACAAAATTAACTATTGCGGTAGAATTTTGACTGCAACCTGTTTCGTCAGAGTCTATAAAAATCCATGTTCCTGCACATGAATTACAATTAGCACTTGCATCGCCTGTTGTTGTGGTCTCCCAACCATCTACTGAACAGCCAATACTAGAATTAATCTCTGTTATTGTATAAGAATCAAAGTTTTGATTTAATAGTTCGGTAGTTCCGCCTGTGTTACCAGGTATAGTTGTGCCCACAACATGAAATGTTGCGGTAGGGTTAGTTGTACCAATACCTACTTGCGATAGAGCTTGATTAATACCTAATACTGAAATAACTAAAATGGCTAATAATGGTCTCATAATAAATATATAATAATTGTAAAACTATGAGAATCAATGCCTATGTTAATAAATTATTTGAGTAATGTTGTGTATTTTCCCTGAATCAGTACAAATAAATAATATTTTAATATATTGTTTTAAACCAAAGTAAGTTAGTTTTCTATGAGATATGTATAAGGTTTTACTTGTTATACCCACAATTATAGCAATAGTATTTGCGCTGCTTTTTATTAAAAAATCGAAAAAGACTAAAGTACAGTTTTACTTCTTAGGGTTATTTTTCTTCTTGTTTTTTTTAATACTAATGGCTATTCTTTTGGTCGCTGAGAACAATACCAATAGCTTTATTAAGTCTGTTATTGATTTCTTTTCGTTACTTTTCTATGTAGCTATTATTAGTATACCACAGACAGTATACTTTTATATTATTTCTCTTTCTAACATTAAGGATTCTGATAAAAAAATAAGTCGTGTAGTTCAACATTACTATCTTCCATTTATCTTATTAATTATTAATATTTTTTCATTTTTTTATTTAAAATTATCCACAGATAGCGATAGTCTTGTCTATGATATATCTGTGAAGATTATGAATTTTTCTAACTTTACAGCACTACTTTTCATATTTCCTGTTTTAAACTGCTACTATATTTATAACTCGGTTAGAGTCTATAGATTACACAAAGAGAATGTCCCTAGGATGTTTTCTTACGATACAGGTGTTGACCTAAGATGGATGCTAGAATATATCATTGGATATTGCATCTTTATTGTTATTATTTATTTACTACAAGTTTACACACATATTTTAGCATTAAATATTTTTACTGGCTTATTTTTATCATTTTACCTTCTTTATATAGGCATTAATGGCCTTAGGCAAAAGAAAGTGAGATTTGAGAAGGGGTTAGTAAGATCTACTTACACTAGCACCAAGTATGATGGTGATGATGCTTTAATAAGTGAAGACAAAGCAAATGAACTTAAGCTTCTTATTTTAGAAAAAATTAAAGAAGCACCTTATTTAGATAAATCTCTAACAATAAACCAATTTTCTAAATCAATTGGTTCTAATAGTAAGTATGTTTCTAAAATATTAAATACTGAATTTAAACAAAACTTTGCCACCTTCATAAACAGTTATAGAATAGAAAAAGCGAAATCTTTACTAACCTCTGAGACGTATTCTAAGTACACTATAGAGACCATAAGTGAGATTGTTGGTTTTCATTCTAAATCTGCATTTAATAAAGCATTTAAG belongs to Winogradskyella sp. J14-2 and includes:
- a CDS encoding DUF6095 family protein, coding for MEEENNKTDKELLRKGLKRLVICLFLMFLGPTLLHIAFSNNEKAFYYPILIVALLICITAIVMLYIGLNTIMNSIFNKEN
- the thrS gene encoding threonine--tRNA ligase, producing the protein MIKITLPDGSIRSFDKEVTPYDVAVDISEGFARNVISAKFNNTIIETTTPLTTDGSLTLYTWRDAEGKKAFWHSSAHVLAQALEELYPNVKLWVGPAIENGFYYDVDLGEDSISEKDFKAIENKMMEIARGKHEFKMRDVSKADALSYYKSKNEYKVDLIENLEDGTISFCDHSTFTDLCRGGHIPNTGIIKAVKILSVAGAYYKGDENEKQLTRVYGISFPKQKELTEYLHLLEEAKKRDHRKLGKELELFTFSQKVGQGLPLWLPKGAALRERLENFLKAAQKKAGYEMVVTPHIGNKDLYITSGHFAKYGEDSFQPINTPAEGEEFLLKPMNCPHHCEIYNNKPYSYKELPKRFAEFGTVYRYEQSGELHGLTRVRGFTQDDAHIFCTPDQLDAEFKEVIDLVLYVFGSLGFENFTAQVSLRDPDKPEKYIGSDENWEKAEKAILNAAQDKGLNYVVETGEAAFYGPKLDFMVKDALGRQWQLGTIQVDYNLPERFDLTYKGSDNELHRPVMIHRAPFGSMERFVAILLEHTGGNFPLWLMPEQVIILSVSEKYEKYAEKVLNLLENNEIRALVDNRNETVGKKIREAEIQKFPYIIVVGEQEEKNKTITVRQHGGEDLGTISVSEFSEMINKKINESLKSF
- the rpmI gene encoding 50S ribosomal protein L35 — encoded protein: MPKMKTKSSAKKRFKLTGTGKIKRKHAFKSHILTKKSKKRKLALTHDTLVHKADEDNIKTMLRLK
- the infC gene encoding translation initiation factor IF-3; the protein is MNSKIRTEEVRVVGENVEVGIYPIKKALSMADEQGLDLVEISPNANPPVCKIMDYKKFLYEQKKREKVLKAKASKVVVKEIRFGPQTDDHDYEFKKKHAIKFLQDGAKLKAFVFFKGRSIVFKEQGQILLLRLAQDLEEYGKVEQMPKLEGKRMIMFIAPKKAK
- the rplT gene encoding 50S ribosomal protein L20 — translated: MPRSVNSVAKRARRKKVLKQAKGYFGRRKNVWTVAKNAVDKAMQYSYRDRRNKKRTFRALWIMRINAGARQHGMSYSKFMGKLKANNIALNRKVLADLAMNHPEAFEAIVNKVK
- a CDS encoding tail fiber domain-containing protein; this encodes MRPLLAILVISVLGINQALSQVGIGTTNPTATFHVVGTTIPGNTGGTTELLNQNFDSYTITEINSSIGCSVDGWETTTTGDASANCNSCAGTWIFIDSDETGCSQNSTAIVNFVANPASTVITISFDYRYNDYLGADDFFRAYLFNNTTNSQVGADLVNITTDQDTSYNGTVNVTAGDNYSLRFEYQGIFDFGASVDNILVTETTTAVTGSYAFRLEDGQQQDGYVLTSDADGNGTWQPSNSVGGTDNQTISISGNQLSIENGNTVTLPTGSGSYIFENGISETSGNVRLGGTLIQNTTIALDDNDLTFTTSNTAAFPGDIIFEGNLREVMETNLEDNYINFGGGFPLVDGDDGSTFLDSGSSTFTKDFVAGFDAGSTGGTAVAMGSIEYFVDGTDELFFEGSGFSPMDDETSQFGNTLGKSNRRWGAVYATNGVITTSDETYKKEIQNLEYGLEEILKIKTISYKWKDQTLGKTDIPNALQARKIGFSAQNLLEILPEVVQTHSWVAKNEDGTYVRVKNNKLGVYYSDIIPVAIKAIQQQQEQIDELKNTVALLIKQNKHLESLIKNKN
- a CDS encoding helix-turn-helix domain-containing protein; amino-acid sequence: MAILLVAENNTNSFIKSVIDFFSLLFYVAIISIPQTVYFYIISLSNIKDSDKKISRVVQHYYLPFILLIINIFSFFYLKLSTDSDSLVYDISVKIMNFSNFTALLFIFPVLNCYYIYNSVRVYRLHKENVPRMFSYDTGVDLRWMLEYIIGYCIFIVIIYLLQVYTHILALNIFTGLFLSFYLLYIGINGLRQKKVRFEKGLVRSTYTSTKYDGDDALISEDKANELKLLILEKIKEAPYLDKSLTINQFSKSIGSNSKYVSKILNTEFKQNFATFINSYRIEKAKSLLTSETYSKYTIETISEIVGFHSKSAFNKAFKSLAGITPSAYRKKNKASLNTTKSRKH